Below is a genomic region from Paraburkholderia phenazinium.
TGCGGGGTTGCTGCCGGCGCCACGGTCGCGGTCGAGAGCGATCGGTTCATCGCCGGCGCGTCCGGGTATCCGCGAGAAAGCCGCCTCGCCCGTCAGAGGCGATAGAGCCAGCATGACCGCGATACGGGTGTTATTGCGCCGTACGTAGGTCCACTCGCTTTCGTAGCGGGTGGGACTCATGAGGGATGTCGACGCCGCAGCGCCCGGCGTGTCCAGGCCCCAGCGCCCGACGCCCGGCAATTCCGCGCGGCGCCGCGCGAGCTCCGCCGGGTCGTGCAGCGAATCGAACGTGCGACGGCCGACAAGCTCGTCCGCCCGGTAGCCGGTCAGTTGCTCGTAAGCCGCGTTGACGTAGCAAAAGGTGCCGTCCGCCGCGCACAGGAACACGCCATAGGGTGCAGCGGCAAGTGCGCTTTCGTGGACCTGCGGGTCGGCATGGAGATCGTATTGCATGCGGCCGCCCCTTCAGCGCAAAGACCTGCGTGTGCCGGCCCCTGCGTGCGCACATGGGAACTGCCGCCAATCCAGACGCCTGCTCATAACTCGCCCGCTCTCAGAATGATTCGAATGTGCCGTGCGCAGCCGCAAACGCATCGTCGCGCGGCCGCGAACGGTCCGGCGACGCCCGGCCGCTCCCTTGCCTCAATATCATCATAACGATTTCCGTCTGCCCATCCGCATTTACGCCGTCATGCAGCATTTTTGCGGACGGCGGTGGATGACAGCAGACCGAGGGGGCTGGCCGAGCGACGGCTCGAAATACCGCTTTATAGATTGTCCAGAATGCCCGAAATTAGCACAACGTCGGCGCTCCCATGCCGCCCAAGCTTTCCGTCTGAGGTTTCCATGAGCATCCCCACGCCTCTCCCGCTCGATGGCCTGCGCGTCGTCGAATTCACCCACATGGTCATGGGCCCGACCTGCGGCATGATCCTCGCCGACCTGGGCGCCGAGGTCATCAAGATCGAACCGCCCGGCGGCGACAAGACGCGCAAGCTGCCGGGCCTCGGCATCGGCTTCTTTCGCTCGTTCAACCGCAACAAGAAAAGCGTGGTGCTCGACATCACGACGCCCGAGGGCCACGCCGCCGCGGTCGAACTGATCGGCCAGTGCGACGTCATGCTGGAAAACTTCCGTCCCGGGCTGATGACGCAGTTGGGCCTCGACTACGAGACGCTCTCGAAACGCTATCGGCGTCTGATCTACGTGTCGCACAAAGGCTTTCTGCCCGGCCCCTACGAAAAGCGCCTCGCGCTCGACGAGGTCGTGCAGATGATGGGCGGCCTCGCCTACATGACGGGCCCGGTGGGCCGGCCCTTGCGCGCCGGCACCTCGGTCAACGACATCATGGGCGGCATGTTCGGCGCCATCGGCGTGCTGGCCGCGCTGCGCGAGCGCGACACCACCGGCCGCGGGCAGGAGGTGCAAAGCGCGCTGTTCGAAAACTGCGTGTTCCTGAGCGCCCAGCATATGCAGCAGTACTCGATGACGCACGAAGCACCTCCACCGATGCCCTCGCGCGTCTCCGCATGGAGCGTCTACGACGTGTTCACGCTGGCCGACGGCGAGCAGCTCTTTATCGGCGCGGTCAGCGACAGGCAGTTCGTGACGCTATGCGAGGTGCTGCAATGCCCCGAACTCGTCGCCGAACCGCAATTCGCCAGCAACGCGCTGCGCGTCGCCGCGCGGCCGCAACTGCTCGAGCGGCTCGGCGCGATTCTCAAGGACCATCATGCGGACGCGCTCGCGCTGCAACTGGAAGCCGCTGGGCTTCCGTACGCGCCGATCGTGCGGCCCGATCAGTTGCTCGACGATCCGCACCTGAAAGCGAGCGGCGGACTGGTGCCGATGGAAACAGAGGACGGCGGCACCACCGACGTCGTCCTGCTGCCGCTCCTGATGGGCGGCCGCCGGCCGGGGGTGCGCCAGGCGCTGGCGAAAGTGGGCGAGCACACCCAGGAAATTCTCGCGAGGCTGAAGGCGCGCGTGGTGTGATCCGGGGAAGCAGCGGGCTGAGGCTCGAAGAAGCAACCGCTCATTGACCACTGGCCGGCAGCGCCACCCGTGCCACCCGGGCCGCCTGCCCCGCCGGCGCGATAAATTTTCCCGTAGCCGTGTCGATTTCCTGTCTTCCCGCTCGTCATGTGGATGAAGCCCTGCTGAACCCGGCAAGGCCTCCTGATTCACGAACCCGCTTATACAAGGAGCGACCGCCATGTCCGCACCCGCTGTCAAACCGATTCCGGAAGGAATGCACTCGCTGACGCCGCATCTGATTTGCGCCGGCGCCGCCGCAGCCATCCAGTTCTATAGCGACGCGTTTGGCGCCGTCGAACAGTTCCGCTTGCCCGGTCCGGAAGGCAAATTGATGCATGCCTGTGTGAAGATCGGCGACTCGATGCTGATGCTGGTCGACGAAATGGCCGGCTGCTCGATGCTCGGGCCGAGGGCCCTGAAAGGTTCGCCGGTGGCGATTCACCTGTACGTCCCGAATGTCGATGCCGTGGTCGCGCAGGCCGTCGCGGCCGGCGCCCGCATCACGATGCCCGCCGCCGATATGTTCTGGGGCGACCGCTTCGCGCAGCTCGAAGATCCGTTCGGGCATCGCTGGTCGGTGGCGACGCATCAACGTGATGTGCCGATGGAAGAGATGCAGGCGGCCGTGCGCGCGATGCAGCAATGAGCCGGCGGCGGCGCAGCGCAGGTGGCTGCGCCGCCGCCCAGCCGCTCAGCGCGTCACCGCATCGAACGAAAACGTGCCGAGCGCCGCCCGCACGTCGTCCAGCGTGCCTTGCGTGACCGCTTGCGCGCGCTGTGTGCCGGCACGCAGGACGTCGAACACATAACCCGGCTCGCGCGCGAGCTGTTCGCGCCGCTCGCGGATGGGCGCAATCAGCGCCTGCAACTGCTCTTCGAGGCGGCGCTTGACCACCATGTCGCCGAGGCCGCCCGCGCGGTACTCGGCTTTCAGACGCTCGACGGTGGCGCGATCTTCGTCGAAGGCATCGAGATAGGTGAAGACCATGTTGCCTTCCACCGTGCCCGGGTCGGAAGCGCGCAGATGGTTCGGATCGGTATACATGCTGCGGACCGACTCGCGGATCGCATCGGCCGAGGACGACAGCGGAATCGAGTTGCCTTGCGACTTGCTCATCTTGGCCTTGCCGTCGACGCCGGGCAGACGGCCCGTGGTCGGAATCAGCGCTTGCGCCTCGGGCAGCACGTCGCGGCCCACCTGCCGGTTAATGCGGCGAACGATTTCGTTGGTCTGCTCGATCAGCGGCGCCTGGTCTTCGCCGACCGGCACGACGTGGGCCTTGAAGCCGGTGATGTCGGCCGCCTGGGCGACCGGATAGCAGAGAAAGCCCGCCGGAATATCGCGGCCGAAGCCGCGCGCCTGAATCTCTTCCTTGATGGTCGGATTGCGCTCGAGGCGCGCGACGGTGACGAAGTTCATGTACAGCAGCGTCAACTCGGCGAGCGCCGGCAGCGCCGACTGCACCGCGATGGTGGTCTTGCCCGGATCGATGCCGACCGCCAGGTAGTCGAGCGCGACCTCGAGCACGTTGCGGCGCACCTTGTCGGGGTCGTGCGCGTTGTCGGTCATGGCCTGGGTGTCGGCGACCAGCACGAACTGCTGGTGCGTCTCCTGCAAGGCCAGACGGGTCTTCAACGAGCCGACATAATGGCCAAGGTGCAGCGGACCGGTGGGACGGTCGCCGGTTAGTACGGTACGACGGGGGGAGGCGGTGGGGTTCAGGTTGTCTTGCATGAAACGGGCTCTCTGAAAGCGCCGCCGCAGGACAAGCTAACCGGGGATACAGCACCATGTCAGCCCGACTGCGGCGGTCATGGTCGTAGTAAAGACGTGACGATGCCGCTCCTTCAGGAGCGCCACCAAGTGTAGATCAGGGGGACGTTCATCGTGCACATGGCGTAAGGATGCCATAGGCGCGCGGGCGTTGACAACGACCCCAGCAACGCCCACATCTCAAACCAGCGGCGCCACCGTCGGCTCCACTTCCGGTGCGCAATGCACGTTGAACCCGATCAGCTTGGACGGACCGAAGGTATTGCTCAAGGCCACATCCGCAGCATCGCGCCCGAGCGCCATCAACACCCGCCCCGTGCGGGCCACGTTGTTACGCGGATCGAAGGTTTGCCAGGTGCCGCCCAGATAAGCCTCGAACCACGCCGCAAAATCCATCGCACTGTGCGGCGGCGGCACGCCGACATCGCTGATATACCCCGTGCAATAGCGCGCCGGAATATTCATCGCGCGGCACAGCGCCACCGCCAGATGCGCGAAGTCGCGGCACACGCCGGTGCGCTCGTTCCAGGCCTGCCAAGCGGTTTTGGTCGGCCGCGCGTGGCCGTAGCCGAACACGATATGACGATGCACGTAATCGCAGATCGCCTGGACCCGCGGCCGTCCCATCGGCGTTTTGCCGAACAGGCGCCACGCGAGATCGGAGAGCAGATCGGTTTCGCAATAGCGGCTGCCGAGCAGAAACATCAGCGTTTCATTCGGTAGCTCTTCGACCGGATGCTGGTAGCTGTTCGGCGCGATCGTCTCGGGCTCCGCGGAGATCTCGAGCACCGCCGTGGTCGACAGCGAGATGCGTCCCGCCGGCGCAAAGATGCGGCTGCACAGATTGCCGAAGCCGTCCCGGTACTGCGTAATCGGAACCGGCGGGTCGACCTTCAGCACGTCGGCGCTCAGCACATCCTGCACCCGCGAATAATGCGTGTTCAGCATGAGCATCATCGGAGTGGCTTGCTCACACTCGTAGACCAGATCGTAACCCACGCGCAATTTCATAAAACCGCCCTTGCTTCAGTCAAGACCTTCGGTTGGAACAATCAATCAGGACTCTCAAACATCCTCAGTCACGGATACGTCGACCTGCAGGCCGCGGAACGAATGGGCCGCGCCATGCCAGGTCCCCCACAGCGGCAGCGCCTGGTAGTAGTTCCAGGCCACCGCCACGCGAATCAGATGGCGATTGCCGATAATGCTGTTGGTCGGGTCGAAGTCCACCCAGCCGGCGCCCGGCAGGTAGATCTGCAGCCACGCATGAGTGGCGCCGCCGCCAAGCGTCGTGTCGAAATCGGGCACGAAGATGTAGCCGCTCACGAAGCGCGCGGCGAGCCCCAGCGAGCGCACCGCGTCCATCATCAACACCGCGAAATCGCGGCAACTGCCGCTGCGATGACGCAACGTATCGGCGGGACGGTAGACGCCCTTCTCCGTACGCCGCACATAGCGAAAACCGCTCTTGATCTCCTGCGTCATGGCCCGCAACAGCGTCATCGTGGACGTCGCGCCGCGCGTCGCGAGAAAGCGGCGAGCCCAGAGATCCACCTCGGCGTCGGGGTATTGCCGGCTGCGCGCGTTGACGAGATCCGAGGCTTCCTCGTTGGTGTAGGCGAGCGGCCAGGTGGCGGCGTATCGTTCGAGTGCGTAATCGGGAAGCGGCGATTCGTAGTGCTCGAGGGCCACCTGACTATCGAAGCACAGTTCGGGCGCCTCGCCGGAAAACGCGGCCACGCCCACCGAGTTGTCGAACACGTCGTGCAGCCAGTGCAGCCGCGACGGCGCCGGCGAGATCACCAGCTGGGTGGCGACGACGCGCACGTCGTGCCCCGAGCGCGGCCGGAACATCATCCGGTGCTCGCCGAAGCGCACCGGCTCCGAGTACCGATAGGTACTCACATGCCGCACGGTCAAACGCTGCGGTTCGGTGACCCTGCTGGCCCCCGGGATCAACTCGATGGTCACGTAACCGCCCATGAAA
It encodes:
- a CDS encoding transglutaminase-like domain-containing protein, with protein sequence MKLRVGYDLVYECEQATPMMLMLNTHYSRVQDVLSADVLKVDPPVPITQYRDGFGNLCSRIFAPAGRISLSTTAVLEISAEPETIAPNSYQHPVEELPNETLMFLLGSRYCETDLLSDLAWRLFGKTPMGRPRVQAICDYVHRHIVFGYGHARPTKTAWQAWNERTGVCRDFAHLAVALCRAMNIPARYCTGYISDVGVPPPHSAMDFAAWFEAYLGGTWQTFDPRNNVARTGRVLMALGRDAADVALSNTFGPSKLIGFNVHCAPEVEPTVAPLV
- a CDS encoding transglutaminase family protein, yielding MGGYVTIELIPGASRVTEPQRLTVRHVSTYRYSEPVRFGEHRMMFRPRSGHDVRVVATQLVISPAPSRLHWLHDVFDNSVGVAAFSGEAPELCFDSQVALEHYESPLPDYALERYAATWPLAYTNEEASDLVNARSRQYPDAEVDLWARRFLATRGATSTMTLLRAMTQEIKSGFRYVRRTEKGVYRPADTLRHRSGSCRDFAVLMMDAVRSLGLAARFVSGYIFVPDFDTTLGGGATHAWLQIYLPGAGWVDFDPTNSIIGNRHLIRVAVAWNYYQALPLWGTWHGAAHSFRGLQVDVSVTEDV
- a CDS encoding VOC family protein; the protein is MSAPAVKPIPEGMHSLTPHLICAGAAAAIQFYSDAFGAVEQFRLPGPEGKLMHACVKIGDSMLMLVDEMAGCSMLGPRALKGSPVAIHLYVPNVDAVVAQAVAAGARITMPAADMFWGDRFAQLEDPFGHRWSVATHQRDVPMEEMQAAVRAMQQ
- the trpS gene encoding tryptophan--tRNA ligase, which translates into the protein MQDNLNPTASPRRTVLTGDRPTGPLHLGHYVGSLKTRLALQETHQQFVLVADTQAMTDNAHDPDKVRRNVLEVALDYLAVGIDPGKTTIAVQSALPALAELTLLYMNFVTVARLERNPTIKEEIQARGFGRDIPAGFLCYPVAQAADITGFKAHVVPVGEDQAPLIEQTNEIVRRINRQVGRDVLPEAQALIPTTGRLPGVDGKAKMSKSQGNSIPLSSSADAIRESVRSMYTDPNHLRASDPGTVEGNMVFTYLDAFDEDRATVERLKAEYRAGGLGDMVVKRRLEEQLQALIAPIRERREQLAREPGYVFDVLRAGTQRAQAVTQGTLDDVRAALGTFSFDAVTR
- a CDS encoding CaiB/BaiF CoA transferase family protein produces the protein MSIPTPLPLDGLRVVEFTHMVMGPTCGMILADLGAEVIKIEPPGGDKTRKLPGLGIGFFRSFNRNKKSVVLDITTPEGHAAAVELIGQCDVMLENFRPGLMTQLGLDYETLSKRYRRLIYVSHKGFLPGPYEKRLALDEVVQMMGGLAYMTGPVGRPLRAGTSVNDIMGGMFGAIGVLAALRERDTTGRGQEVQSALFENCVFLSAQHMQQYSMTHEAPPPMPSRVSAWSVYDVFTLADGEQLFIGAVSDRQFVTLCEVLQCPELVAEPQFASNALRVAARPQLLERLGAILKDHHADALALQLEAAGLPYAPIVRPDQLLDDPHLKASGGLVPMETEDGGTTDVVLLPLLMGGRRPGVRQALAKVGEHTQEILARLKARVV